The genomic window TTCGAGTCCCGGTGCGGGTTCCCAAGTCCTATCATCGTGAACCTGTGATCTCAAAACTAAGAACAGACTACGGACTGGATGTCACCATCTCTGCGGCCATGCTAGGAGCCAGCGGTCATGAGGATGGCTGGTTTGATCTCATTCTGAATGGACAGCAATCCCAAATCCAAAGTGGCCTAGCGTATTTCAACGAAACTGTTTCATGGGTATCAATCGAGAACGTTGGCAGTTACGTATTGCTTTCATAGATACTACAGGTTACTCCCAGGCGCAACGGATTCCCGTGGCATGATAAAAGTTGAACGCCATCTAGCGCGTCTATTGCTCTTACATCCCTCAAATGGTCATGGTGCGACGACTGCTTTTCTTTGGCCTCTGGCTTGGATTTATCCTCTACGCGTTTGGCTTTGCTCCACCCGATCAAGCCAACACGATCGATCTCATCAAAAATCTATCTACAGGGCAGTGGCAGGGCATTAATCCGCTGATCGTAGCCCTGTTCAACATCATGGGGCTTTGGCCGATGATCTATGCCTGCGTTTTATGTGCCGACGGACGGGGACAATCGGTGCGGGCGTGGCCGTTCGCAGCAGCATCCTTCGGGGTGGGAGCCTTCGCGCTGTTGCCCTATCTGGGTCTCCGCCACCCCAATCCCACGTTTATTGGCGAAAAGAGCAAACTGATTTCTCTGTTGGACGCCCGCTGGACGGGACGTGCGATCGCCTTGGGTGTCCTAATCCTGCTAGGGTATGGCATCCTCAACGGTAACTGGGCTGACTTTGTTCAGCAGTGGCAAACCAGTCGCTTCATTCACGTCATGAGCTTAGATTTCTGCCTGTTAGGTCTAGTGTTCCCGACCTTATTGGGTGACGACATGGCGCGACGGGGATGGGGCGGATCGGTCTGGTTTTGGGCGTTTGCCCTCATTCCGCTACTGGGAGCGGTGACCTATCTCTCGGTGCGGCCTTCTCTGCCGGATTCTGCTGTTTCTCAAGGAGACACAATGCGATACGACGATCCGGTGCGATCGCTGTGAACCACAACCTCTCCATTCGGCGTTGTGAACACCACCCGATAGCCGGGGGTAATCATCTGAGCGCATCCCTCATCGGGACGAGCAGCACCCAGACAAGCGTCGCTCCAGTCCACCGCTTCTGCTGTTTTAACGGTTAACGAATCTGCCGCCAGTCCCAAATCTGCGGCGATCGCGACCCGCAATTGGGTTTCAAGCTCAGCAGGCAACGAACCCTCCCGACTCCTGTCCGAAGCAATGGGTGAATTAGCGGTTGGTACAGTGGGTGTAGGCTCAGAATACGAAGAGGTTCCTGGGGTGCATCCACTCACCCACACCAGAAACAGGCAAAGCAAAAGGGCGATCGCTGCACGACGCATAACGTTGGCCTATAGCAAGTATCTAGTAATCATCTATGTAATTTTGGGTCGTACCTTGCCTGTTCCCCGTTAAGATTAAATATTAGTAACATTCTGTTCATTGCCTGTAGTTTGACGAGCTAAATTGCCATGCTGCTGAAATCAACAACTCGCCATGTCCGCATCTTTACCGCTGAAGTGGATGGAACCGAGCTCATTCCGAGCGAAAATAAGTTGACGCTGGATGTTGATCCTGATAACGAACTGATGTGGAATGAGGGTGCATTGCAATCCGTTTACCGAAAGTTTGATGAGCTCGTCGCAGCAAACGAGGGTACAGAGCTCACGGATTACAACTTACGTCGCATTGGCTCTGATTTGGAACACTTTATCCGTGGATTGCTCCAAGATGGACAAGTATCCTATAACTTGCAAACTCGTACTCGCAACTACAGCTTGGGACTTCCCCGAATCGAACCCAAGTCATAAGTCTACA from Synechococcales cyanobacterium T60_A2020_003 includes these protein-coding regions:
- a CDS encoding NIL domain-containing protein; this translates as MNPYNVPKIDSESPERAIALRVPVRVPKSYHREPVISKLRTDYGLDVTISAAMLGASGHEDGWFDLILNGQQSQIQSGLAYFNETVSWVSIENVGSYVLLS
- a CDS encoding DUF2834 domain-containing protein yields the protein MVRRLLFFGLWLGFILYAFGFAPPDQANTIDLIKNLSTGQWQGINPLIVALFNIMGLWPMIYACVLCADGRGQSVRAWPFAAASFGVGAFALLPYLGLRHPNPTFIGEKSKLISLLDARWTGRAIALGVLILLGYGILNGNWADFVQQWQTSRFIHVMSLDFCLLGLVFPTLLGDDMARRGWGGSVWFWAFALIPLLGAVTYLSVRPSLPDSAVSQGDTMRYDDPVRSL
- a CDS encoding NAD(P)H-quinone oxidoreductase subunit M, with amino-acid sequence MLLKSTTRHVRIFTAEVDGTELIPSENKLTLDVDPDNELMWNEGALQSVYRKFDELVAANEGTELTDYNLRRIGSDLEHFIRGLLQDGQVSYNLQTRTRNYSLGLPRIEPKS